The Gammaproteobacteria bacterium genome has a window encoding:
- a CDS encoding TauD/TfdA family dioxygenase → MPVATPTVVRYRYADLDDDAGYAAWREWKLQQAPTRVEDLIVEVQDPRRLSGAERTALIERCRRTNMAVYVSRCGDDPDKDIPRKLGLQLGLSALDHNWLADDDGITSLAVNADGAHPFYIPYTDRPIHWHTDGYYNPPERQIRGLLLHCVHPAAEGGENALCDPEMMYILLRDTDPAHIAALMLPDAMTIPAREGDGEVAREDSVGPVFSVDPESRALHMRYTARTRSIRWRDDPAVTAAVRCLEDLLASDSPFIYRARLESGMGLVSNNVLHDRAGFRDLPGRPARLLYRARYYQHIADT, encoded by the coding sequence ATGCGGCGTGGCGCGAGTGGAAGTTGCAGCAGGCACCGACACGCGTCGAAGACCTGATCGTCGAGGTGCAGGATCCGCGCCGGCTGTCGGGCGCGGAACGCACGGCGTTGATCGAGCGCTGCCGTCGCACCAACATGGCGGTCTATGTCAGCCGCTGCGGCGACGATCCCGACAAGGACATCCCGCGCAAGCTGGGTCTGCAGCTCGGTCTGAGCGCACTGGATCACAACTGGCTGGCCGACGACGACGGCATCACCTCGCTGGCCGTCAATGCCGACGGTGCCCATCCGTTCTACATCCCGTACACCGACCGTCCCATCCACTGGCACACCGACGGCTACTACAATCCACCGGAGCGGCAGATCCGCGGTCTGCTGTTGCACTGCGTGCATCCGGCCGCGGAGGGCGGGGAGAATGCGCTCTGCGATCCGGAGATGATGTACATCCTGCTGCGGGACACCGATCCGGCGCACATCGCGGCACTCATGCTGCCGGACGCCATGACGATCCCGGCGCGCGAGGGAGACGGGGAGGTGGCGCGGGAAGACAGCGTCGGACCGGTGTTCTCGGTCGACCCCGAATCGCGGGCACTGCACATGCGCTATACGGCGCGCACCCGCAGCATCCGCTGGCGGGACGATCCGGCGGTGACCGCGGCCGTGCGCTGCCTCGAAGATCTGCTCGCCAGCGACTCACCGTTCATCTACCGGGCACGCCTGGAGAGCGGCATGGGTCTCGTCAGCAACAACGTACTGCACGACCGGGCCGGCTTCCGCGATCTGCCCGGACGACCGGCACGGCTGCTGTATCGTGCCCGCTATTACCAGCACATCGCCGACACCTGA